The Chitinophagaceae bacterium nucleotide sequence CAGTCATACCCATTGGTACAACAATACCTTCAGGAAGTTTTGTGAAATTTGAAAATGTATATGACACTTCTGTTTCCTGTCCATCAGTTTTTTTCACCTGGGTGCTCTTTACAATATAGTAGGTCTTGGGATCAATAAAATCTGTTTCAACACCACCATCTTTTTTAGTTACTTTCAGTTTAAAACACTCTGTACCATCCACATCCTCTTTTCCAATTAACTCAACTGAACTGCCTTTTGCTTTATAATCGACTAAGCTTCCCTGCACATCCAGTGCATCCTGACCCTGCTTTACCTGCTCTTCAGTCATAGGTTCAACTTCTGTTTTTTGCTGAATTGGCATATACATCCAGCCGGCAGTAGGGGTAATGATCACATAATTGGCCATTCCCATAATAGTAATGTCCTGACGGGATCCTTTTTGATGAACCACTGTATTTACTACATCTATGCTCGCACCATTCACCGCCATTGTTCCTGTTTGTACAAGACTGGTTACTTTTTTCCAGTTCTCTGTTCCGCCTACTGCTTCAAGATGTTTATTGATTACTTCGTCAGCAGTTTGTGCTTTTACAGTTGCAAAACTGAATGCAGTTGCTACAAACAAGCTGAATAATTTCACTGATTTCATTTTTTGATGTTTTTTATTTTAGTATAAGTTGTAAAGAAAAGAAATTTGTTACGATCAGCAGCTGATTTTTTTGTTTACTGTATTACTTCCGGTTTAAATGCTTTCGGGTCAACAGGTTTGTTCACTTCAATTTTTTCAAAAAATAAACCGCCGCCCATTCCAACTACTGTTGTTTTAAAAGCAAAAACATAGCCATCGTCAGTTTTTTTGTATTCACTGTAGTCAATTTTTGTTTCTCTTGGAGCACCACCCTGGCCTCCGCCGCCTCTTCCACCAAAACCACCACCGGTTGTTACTACACGGTCAATATAAAAGGTCGTGGGGTTGATAAAATAAGTAATATCTCTGCCTGTTTTCAGCGTGAGTTTAATTTTCCAGCATTCAGTTCCTTCCACATCTTCTTTGCCGACCAACTCTGCCTTATGTCCTTTGGCTGCATAATTAACCAATGGGCCGGCACAATCTGTTTCGCTCTGCATACCTGTAACCATTTCAGCGGTCATTGGTTCGAAGTTTCCGTTACTTCTTGGGTTCTGACTCCATCCTTCTTTATCTGTTACAACTGAAATCATATTGAACATGGAAGAACTGATCTCACGGCGCATCAACTTTCCGTCTACTTTCCACATTTTCTGAGTAATCTCTGCTCCGTTCTGCATTACACTGGTACCTTCCATATAAATACTTTTAATGGAAGCCAGTTTATCCTTTCCGCCCATTGCATCTATATGTTTATTGATGATTTCATCAACGGTTTGTGCATTCACTGCTATTATTCCAGTGAGTGCCAGCATCAGCATTGCAAGCTTTTTCATGTGTACTTTGTTTTAAGTATCCAAATTTATGACGGACCGGTGGAATAAAGTGTTCCTTCTATCCAGTATCTTGAGCCACTAATCCCAAATAACAAATCATGGATGCTAAGGGTTCATTTAAAGTTGCAGGCAATGTGGTGAATATTTTCGCCAAAGAGATCTTTTACGGCGAAGTAGAGGTGGAAGATGGAAGAATAAAAACAATAAAACGATTACCCCCTCCATCTCCCCCTGAAGGGGGAGGGTTTATCCTTCCCGGCTTTATTGATTCCCATGTACATATTGAAAGCTCCATGCTGGTACCTTCTGAATTTGCAAAGCTGGCTGTTGTGCATGGCACGGTGGCTACGGTAAGCGATCCGCATGAAATTGCCAATGTGTGCGGCATGTCAGGGGTTGACTATATGATTGAAAACGGAAAAACAGTTCCGTTTAAATTCAACTTTGGCGCTCCCAGTTGTGTACCTGCCACCACATTTGAAACAGCAGGTGCTGTTTTAAATGCAGTTGATGTAAAAGCATTGTTGCAGAGAGATGAAATCAAATACCTGAGTGAGATGATGAACTTCCCCGGTGTGTTACATGCTGATGAAGAAGTGATGCTGAAAATAAAAGCTGCTCATGAATTGGGCAAACCTGTTGATGGACATGCGCCTGGATTGAGGGGTGAGGATGCAAGAAGATACATAAAAGCCCCCCTAAATCCCCCGAAGGGGGACTTCAGACTCCGATAATTTAAATAACGTTTACGGGTATCAAACAGCTGATCCTTTATTGTACGGGCTACTGAAAGATTATGTAAAAGAAAACAGAAGCAATCCAACTGATGCAGAAATTGCATTATGGGAACAACTGCGTGGTAAAAGTTTAAGCGGTTACAAATTCAGAAGACAACATATTATCGGAACTTATATTGCTGATTTTGTCTGTCTTTCAAAAAAACTGATCATTGAAGTAGATGGCATGATTCATTACTTACCTGATAACAAAATGAATGATGCTGAAAGAACAGAACAACTGAATGCATTTGGGTTTCATGTAATCAGGTTCACTAACAACGAAGTGTTATTTGAAACAGAAAAAACGATTAACAGCATTCTTGAAAAATTAAACGGGTTAAAAGATAATGAAGCTGCTGCCTTTATCCCCCCTTTGGGGGGTGGGGGGGCTGTAATTTCTACCGACCACGAATGTTTCACTAAAGAAGAAGCACTTGATAAGTTACAATACGGAATGAAAATTCTTATCCGTGAAGGAAGTGCAGCTAAAAACTTTGAAGCCCTGGTTGATTTGATTGATGAATATCCTGACATGATGATGCTCTGCAGCGATGATAAACATCCCGACAGTTTGGTGGATGGGCATATCAATCAACTTTGTGCAAGAGCTGTTGCTAAAGGAAAAAATATCTTCAACATTTTGCAGGCCGTCTGTATCAATCCTGTGCTGCATTACAAATTAGATGTGGGCCTGCTGCGTGTTGGTGATGCTGCAGATTTTATTGTAGTGGATGATTTGGATCACTTCAACGTACAGAAAACGTTTATCGATGGAGAACTCGTTGCAGAGCGGGGAACATCGTACATCGTACCCCGTACATCGAACATCATTAACCATTTTACCTGCTCCGAGAAAAAAGAAGAAGACTTCTTTTTCCATCTCAACAAATTCGGTCATGCTGATGCAGAGAATATAGAACAGGTGTATGTGATTGAAGCAATGGACGGACAGCTAATCACCAACAAACTCATTGAACCTATTTCATCTTTTAAAATACAGGATCATCTCATTTCAGCCAATACAGAAAAAGATTTTCTGTACATGGTTGTGGTGAACCGTTACCGCAATGCACCGGTAGCCAAATGCTTTGTAAAAAACTTCGGATTTAAAAGAGGAGCCATCGCTTCATCGGTTGCACACGACAGCCATAATATTATTGCCGTTGGTGTGGATGCAGCCAGCATTTGCAAAGCAGTAAACCTTATTATAACTTCTAAAGGTGGAGTAAGCTGTTGTGCCCCTCCCTCCTTTGGAGGGAGTTGGAGGGAGGTTGTATTGCCATTGCCTGTTGCCGGTTTAATGAGTACAGATGATGGATACAAAGTAGCAGCAGCTTACAGCAACATCGACAAAGCAGCAAAAGAACTGGTACTTGCATTACCCGTTGCCGGTTTAATGAGTACAGATGATGGATACAAAGTAGCGGCAGCTTACAGCAACATCGATAAAGAAGCAAAAGAACTCGGCTCTGCACTGGCAGCGCCTTTTATGACCCTTTCTTTTATGGCTTTACTCGTTATTCCGCATTTAAAACTCAGCGATCTGGGTTTGTTTGATGGAGATAGTTTTCAGTTGGTATAATTGGATTATCTGCAACAAAAATTAAGTACGTTCACTCTTTAATAGCACAACAGGTATTACCTTTAGCCCACTGAAATTAAAAACCATGAGAAAATTCCTCAGCATTTCCTTAGTAATCATCCTACTTGTTCTGGCAGGTATTATTTTCTGGCGCTATTATTATGTGTTTGGTGAAGGTGTTAAAGCCGGCGAATTAAATTACATGGTAAAGAAAGGATACGTGTTTAAAACATATGAAGGCAAACTCATTCAATCAGGACTGCGTTCAAAAACACCGGGCACTGTTGCCAGTTATGAATTTGAATTCAGTGTAACTAACGACAGTATTGCCAATGTGCTGATGCTGAACAGCGGTAAAGAATTTGAACTGCATTATAAAGAATACATGGGCACAATTCAATGGCACGGACATTCCGTATACATTGTTGACAAGATCATTAATATGAGAAAAGTAAAATAAATTATACTCCTCCCATCAAACAGAAGATAACCGGCTGCTTATGCAGGTCCGGTTTTTTATTTTCCATTCTGCCACCGTCTTTGTTTCAATGAATTCGTTGGGTGCTGTAAGATTGGCAGCAATACAGATCCTTGTTTTGGGGTTACAGGTTTTCAGAATAGTTTCGAGCAGCTGATTATTGCGGTAAGGAGTTTCAATAAATATCTGCGTACTTTCAAATTTGGCAGAAAGATCTTCAAGCTGATTTAATTTTCGTCTGCGCTGCGGTTCTTCAATAGGCAGGTAGCCAACAAAAGCAAACTGCTGACCATTCATTCCACTTCCCATTAAGGCTAATAAAATAGAACTCGGTCCAACTAATGGTTTTACTGTAGCTCCCTGTTTATGTGCCGCTTCAACTAATACCTGTCCGGGATCAGCAATACCGGGGCAACCGGCTTCGCTGATAATACCAACAGTTTTATTCTGCTGCAGCTTTTGAATAAACTGTCCCTTTACCTGTGCTTCTGCTTTATGAATCGTAAACCATTCATGCTCATCAATCACAATGCTCTTATCTAACTTCTTTAAAAAACGCCTCGCTGTCCGTTCATTCTCTACAAAAAAAACAGTGCATTGTTTTACAGCATCCAGTACATAAGCCGGAATGGATTGTAAACTTTCTTCATCTAGCGGAGCAGGAATAAGATATACGATTGCCATTTCAGATGATCATTTAGGTTCTAAAGAATTTGAGGTATGGCATGTTTGATTTCACCGTACTATAAACAAGAGCAAATGTAAACATGCCATACCTTATTAAGGGTTTTCATTTTGGTGATATAAACTTAAGGTAGCTGCTACAACTGCATAGGCAGGTGCTAAGATCCAGCCAACAAATGGAATAATATGCATGAGAAAAAACACCATGCCGTTTCCAATAGCTAACCCTTTACGGTTACTGATAAAAGCAATGCTTTGCGATGGGGAAAGTTTATGTCGTTCGGTACTGTAATCGAGCATGGAAAAACCATAGAAATAGCATTCAATCATAAATGCAATCAGCGGGCTGATCCATCCCACAACAGGAACCAGTGAAAATAACAAGAGGCTGATGGTATAAACCGTTTGCCATAATGTATTCCGCAAAGCCAAACGGATACCACGCCAGATATCGTGCAGCAGTTGCTGCATACTGAACGGGTAATCTTTTCCTTCCAGGATGTTTTCTGTTTTCTCACTCAGGTATGCAAATACAGGCGAACCAACAATAAGAAATAAGAATTTGAACAGTGAAAAATAAAAGAACAGCAGGATCAACCTGAAAATAATGGTACCGGTAATGAACAGAAAGTTGAGGAAGCTGTTATTCATTGCATCGAGCCAGCTCTTAATACCAACTACATTAAACAGCCAGTCAAGAAAGTTCGTGCTTGAATTCCAGAACAGCCAAATGCCGCCCATAAACATGAGCATATAAATGACACCGGGAATAAAAATCCATTTCCATAGCTTATTCTTCACAATAAACTGATGAGCTTTGAAGTAGGCCTGTATTGCTATGACGAGTTCTTTCAGCAAGCTTTGTAAGTTTTAATTGAATGACCGATATTGGCGTTAATTACAGGCAGAGGCGGCAAAATACAACAAAATGCAAAAGCTCAGCAATGATTTTTATGTACGAACTGATGTGGTGCAGATCGCAAAAAGATTTGTTAGGCAAAATCATTGTCACAAAATTTGATGGATTGTACACTGCCGGGCGCATTGTTGAAACAGAAGCTTATGCCGGTATTGTTGACAAAGCATCGCATGCATATAACAGCAGAAGAACCAACCGTACTGAAGTGATGTTTGGCAAAGGTGGTGTTTCATATGTATATCTCTGTTATGGTATTCATCATTTATTTAATGTGGTATGCAATACAAAAGATATCCCTGATGCAGTGCTGATCCGTGGTATTGAACCAGTAGAAGGAATGGATGCCATGCTGAAACGTTTCAACAAACACAAGTTCGATTCATCCATTGGTCGAGGACCCGGTAACGCAAGTAAAGCGTTAGGCATTTATACACAGCATACCGGGTTGAACCTTCAAAGCAAAGAACTCTTCATTGCAGATGATGGAACAACAGGATTCGACATCGCCGTTTCAAAACGTATTGGGGTTGATTATGCAGCTGAACATGCACAGTGGCTTTACCGATTTTTCATTCAGGGGAATCCGCATGTGAGTAAACATGTGTTTAATAAGGAAGGAATACTATTGCTTTGAATACAGATGCCGGGAAGGCGGTAAGATGGGAAGAAAACAACTTCCTTTCTTCCCGTCTTACCGGCAAATCAAATTCTTTTAACTTTCTTTCTCCTTACTAAAGTCAACGGCTATTCATTATTTTTATCGCATGGAGTGGATCAAAAAAAACCAATACTGGCTTGCCTTTCTTTCAGGCGTTGTGTTATCACTCGCCTCTTATTTCTTCAACCCCTTTGACTTAGATGCCAACGCCAATAAAGCAGTTGCTGTTGCCGTGCTCATGATCACCTGGTGGATCAGCGAAGCATTGCCCATGCCTGCTGTTGCATTGATTCCATTGGTACTGCATCCTCTTTTCAAAATTGGAACCATTGAAGAAACCTCCAAAGCTTACAGCAACCCCGTGATCTTTTTATTCATGGGTGGATTCATGATTGGTCTGGCCATTGAAAAATGGAACTTGCATAAACGCATTGCCTTAACCATTGTAAAACGTACCGGCACCAGTGGCGACCGCATCATTCTTGGTTTTATCCTGGCAACAGGTTTTCTCAGCATGTGGCTGAGTAATACCGCCACCACGATGATGATGTTTCCCATTGCACTCAGTGTAATTGCAGTGATGAAAGAACATGAACAGCCCGGCAGCAGTATGAAAAATTTCTCCATGGTGCTGATGCTCGTCATTGCATACGCCAGTAATATCGGAGGCATGGCAACCATCATCGGCACACCACCTAATGTCGCTTTTGTTGGATTCATTGAAAAAAAATATGGTTACACCGTTCAGTTTTTCGACTGGCTGATAGTTTGTACACCACTCGCCATTTCATTATTAGCAGCACTGTCCTGGGTACTGGCGAAATGGTTGTTCCCCAGCAAGATCAAAAGCAGTGCTGATGCCAATAATTATATCTCATCCGAAATAAAAGCGCTGGGTAAATTATCTGTTGCCGAAAAAAGAGTGCTGGTCATTTTTATCATTACTGCTTTGTTGTGGATCACCAAAGATTTACTCAACAAACTCAACTGGTTCAAACTCGATGATAATATGATTGCCATCATTGGTGCACTGGCTTTGTTTGCCACACCAAGCGGTGAAAAGAAAGATGATAAAACGCACATGGTATTAGAGTGGCAGGACACTTCTAAAATGGCCTGGGGAATTTTGTTATTGTTTGGCGGTGGTATTGCCTTAGCCAACTCATTGGAAAAAGTGGGTGTGATGAGCCAGGTGGGAAACTGGCTGGCAGGTTTCAGTCATATCAACGGACTGGCACTGGTGTTCATGGTTGTTGTGGTTTCCATTTTCTTAAGTGAAGTAATGAGTAATGTGGCGCAGGTAATTGTGTTTGCACCTGTACTGGCTGCACTCGCTGATGCATTACATCTTGATCCTTTGTTACTGGGTATCCCGATGACACTGGCTGCAAGTGCAGCAGCCATGATGCCGATGGGCACACCACCGAATGCCATTGTATTCAGCAGCGGACATATCAAATTAAAAGACATGATCAAAGCAGGTTTTGCAATGAACATCATCAGCATTATTTTAATTACACTGTTCTGCTGGTTTGTATTGCCGCTGGTGATGGGGGTGGTGATGAAATAGAAAAAATCAATGTTGATTGTGGCAAGAACAATGAAAACTGTATAATACAATAACATTGCTTTTCAAAGGAGCTACTTCTTGTCGTATAGCGTATAATAACATAAATTTACTTATTGTAGGCAAACCTAATTGACACACCCCAGTAATATGAGCATTCCAGAAAAGCATTTCAAAGAAACAAAACGGCTTCTTAAAAAAGTTAACAAAGACCTTATTTTCTAAATGGCTCTTAGAGCAAGGGTATTATCCTGAACAGTATGTGGTGCCGCCAACTTTTAGAGTAAAGACCTTTGACTTAAATGCTAAACCATTTTACGAGGTTGTGACTTCTGGAACTTTTCAAAAATTTGAGCCGGATAAATTTGAACCAGTTACTGTTTCATACCCAAAAACACAATTGACAGATAGGGATTTTGGAATAATACATCCCAAAATCTACCACGACATTGTATGGTATTTGAATAGTGAATGGAAATCTATCGTTGACCATTTATTTCATAAAGACATAAAAATATATTCCTACAGTTTCCCCATACCAATTACAAATAAAGCTGAAGGTCTTTTAGGAGAATTAAGAGCTGGCAGAATGATTTACGAATTTATTGAAATGGCTGAAAAAGATTTAGTAGCAGAAGCTCACAATTTTAAATTTCTACTTCGTACGGATATTAAGAACTTTTACCCGTCAATATATACTCATAGCATGGCTTGGGCATTGCATACAAAAAAGACAATTCGTACAAAAGGTAATAGAGCAGATTTTACAAAGTTTTTAGGATTAAAACTCGATAAACTATTTCAATATGCAAATGATGGCTGTACAAATGGAGTTCCAATCGGCCCTGCAATATCAGACCTTATTTCAGAGGTAATACTTGCAGCGGTAGATAAGGATTTATCAAATGAACTTACCCGTATTGGAATAGACTTTTTGGCGGTTAGGTTTAAACATGACTATCGTTTTTTGTGCAATTCAAAAGAGGACGCACAAAAAATAATAAAAACTCTTCAAGCTAAAATGAAGGATTACAATTTGACACTGAACGATAGCAAATCGAATGTAACAGAACTACCTGAAGGCTTATTTAGAGAATGGCCAGCAGAATATAGTAAGTCTTCCTTAAGGTATAGAAACAAAATTAAGTATAAACAACTTGCAGATACAATGCTTTCAACTTTAAAAATTGATAAGCAGTACTCAGACACTGGTGTCATAGACAAATTCCTAAGCGAATTGACTTCTAAGAAGTATAATCTAAAACTCAAGTTAAACGAAAAATATAGCCAAAAAACTTTCAGTCTTTTATTATTGCTAAAAGAACGGAGGGCAAAATCATTTCCACACATATTAGGCATCATTGAAAAAATAATTGAGGAAAACAAAGGCAATCCCGATATTTTAGCATATATAAATAAATCAATAGAGACGATATTTAATAAAAAGATTTTAAATCAATCGGACAATTTATATGACTTAATCTGGCTAATATATTTTATAAAATCACTTGGGCTTTTCCCCAATTGTGTTTCCCAAAAAACTAAACTCCGAATTAAGTAAATCATTAAAGACAAATACGTTTACACTTTTCAAGCCTTTGCCGCCAGGAATCGAATTGTTCCATACAATAAAAAAGCCATCAAAGAATTTATCACTATTGGAGCATCTCGACCTTTTCAAAAAATGACCCCTTCTTCTCTGCAATGTCTCCTGCAAGGGACATTGCGTAATTGAAAGTTCAAAAAATCTCAATTCCATTCCCTGTTTATTTCCTGTAATTTTAAACTCCATTCAAAACAGGAACCATGGATAACTTTACACAGGATCTCCGCCTTGCTGTATTAATTGATGCAGACAATGTGCCCTATGCCAACATTAAAGAGATGCTCGAAGAAATTGCCAAACTCGGCACGCCTACGTTCAAACGTATTTATGCCGACTGGACCAAGCCCACTGTTGCAGGCTGGAAAAATGTGCTGCTGGAAAATGCCATCACTCCCATTCAGCAGTACAGTTATTCAACCGGTAAAAACTCCAGCGACAGTGCCATGATCATTGATGCCATGGATATTTTATATTCCGGTAAAGTGGATGGTTTCTGTATTGTGTCCAGTGACAGTGATTTCACCAGGCTGGCTATCCGCTTACGGGAAGCCGGTATGAAAGTAATCGGCATGGGCGAAAAGAAAACACTCACTCCTTTTATTACCGCCTGCGATAAATTTATTTACATCGAAATTTTAAAGGTAGAAGAAAAGAAACCTGAACCACAGGGAAGCAACCAGGCAAAAAAAGAAAACAAACCAAAACAAAAAGCATCACCCAATACCAACCAGGAACTCATTAAACTCTTAACTGAAAGTGTAGCTGATCTTGCTGATGACAGCGGCTGGGCTTTCTTAGGCGATCTTGGCAATTTCATCTTAAAGAAAAAACCTGATTTCGATCCGAGAAATTATGGCTTTACCAAAATGCTTCCGCTCATTAAAAGCATTCATCGTTTTGAAATTGATGAGCGGTTAACGGGAAAAAATAATACGAGGCATATTTACATAAAATTGAAATAAGGTTATTGAAAAAAAACGAAACAGATCAACCATGCTTACTACCGTATTAAAAACCCTTTAACAGGGACCTCAATAAATTAAAAGCCGAGCTGGAATTATACCGCAACGAAAAAAACATCTGGCTTGTTGAAAATAATATTGCTAATACGGCTGGTAATCTTTGTCTGCATTTGGTTGGCAACCTCAATGCATATCTTGGTGCAGAGATTGGCGGCACTGGTTATCTCCGCAACAGGGATCTGGAATTTTCATTGAAAGACATTCCCCGTGCTGAACTCATCAGTATGGTGGAAGCAACCATCACTGTAGTAAACAATGCACTTGATCTTTTAACCGAAGAAGACTTACAGAAAGAGTATCCATTACAGGTGTTACCTCAAAAAACATCAACCGAATATTTTCTTGTTCATCTTGCTGCACACTTAGGTTATCATTTGGGGCAGATCAATTATCACCGCAGGTTATTAGACAAATAAGCAGTGCCCAACACTGCCGACAACTGCAACGAATCAACCCCAAATCTTAAACGGCCTGTTTTTAAAGGAATATAATAAAATAGTAAGATGTAACAGAACCTTCTTCAGCTCCTTATTAATTTCTGAAAAAATTCTTGCTTCATTTCTTTCTTTTCAAAAAGAAAGTTTTAACATTGGTTAGAATTGTTTTACCCAGAAACAGTTTTTATAACCATTAACCAACCATCCACATGAACCATTTTTACCCCAAACGGGCAGCTCTGCTCATGTTTTCTGTTTTTTTTATTACAGCAAGTCAATCACAAACCTGTCCCTCACTTGGCAGTATTAACTTCCAGCGGTGGAATAATATTTCAGGAAGTGCTGTCAGCAATCTTACTTCCAATGTCAATTATCCAAACAATCCAACCAGCACGGGTACAAGAACCTCATTTGAAATGCAAAACAACCTTGGCAGTAATCTTGGCATTAAAATGTATGGATGGATCTGTCCGCCCACAACAGGCAATTATATTTTCTGGATTGCAAGTGATAACAGTTCTGAACTATGGTTAAGTACTACGGTTAACCCTGCCAATAAAATAAGGATAGCGTATAATACTTCATCTACCAATTCAAGGCAATGGACAAAATATGCTACACAAAAATCAGTATCAATTGCATTAATTGCAGGCACCAAATATTATGTAGAAGCATTAATGAAAGAAAGCACCGGCAA carries:
- a CDS encoding outer membrane lipoprotein-sorting protein, with the protein product MKSVKLFSLFVATAFSFATVKAQTADEVINKHLEAVGGTENWKKVTSLVQTGTMAVNGASIDVVNTVVHQKGSRQDITIMGMANYVIITPTAGWMYMPIQQKTEVEPMTEEQVKQGQDALDVQGSLVDYKAKGSSVELIGKEDVDGTECFKLKVTKKDGGVETDFIDPKTYYIVKSTQVKKTDGQETEVSYTFSNFTKLPEGIVVPMGMTVPLAPGMNADFTIAKVEVNKAVDEAIFKPAK
- a CDS encoding adenine deaminase, whose product is MDAKGSFKVAGNVVNIFAKEIFYGEVEVEDGRIKTIKRLPPPSPPEGGGFILPGFIDSHVHIESSMLVPSEFAKLAVVHGTVATVSDPHEIANVCGMSGVDYMIENGKTVPFKFNFGAPSCVPATTFETAGAVLNAVDVKALLQRDEIKYLSEMMNFPGVLHADEEVMLKIKAAHELGKPVDGHAPGLRGEDARRYIKAPLNPPKGDFRLR
- a CDS encoding amidohydrolase family protein, yielding MNDAERTEQLNAFGFHVIRFTNNEVLFETEKTINSILEKLNGLKDNEAAAFIPPLGGGGAVISTDHECFTKEEALDKLQYGMKILIREGSAAKNFEALVDLIDEYPDMMMLCSDDKHPDSLVDGHINQLCARAVAKGKNIFNILQAVCINPVLHYKLDVGLLRVGDAADFIVVDDLDHFNVQKTFIDGELVAERGTSYIVPRTSNIINHFTCSEKKEEDFFFHLNKFGHADAENIEQVYVIEAMDGQLITNKLIEPISSFKIQDHLISANTEKDFLYMVVVNRYRNAPVAKCFVKNFGFKRGAIASSVAHDSHNIIAVGVDAASICKAVNLIITSKGGVSCCAPPSFGGSWREVVLPLPVAGLMSTDDGYKVAAAYSNIDKAAKELVLALPVAGLMSTDDGYKVAAAYSNIDKEAKELGSALAAPFMTLSFMALLVIPHLKLSDLGLFDGDSFQLV
- a CDS encoding EI24 domain-containing protein — encoded protein: MLKELVIAIQAYFKAHQFIVKNKLWKWIFIPGVIYMLMFMGGIWLFWNSSTNFLDWLFNVVGIKSWLDAMNNSFLNFLFITGTIIFRLILLFFYFSLFKFLFLIVGSPVFAYLSEKTENILEGKDYPFSMQQLLHDIWRGIRLALRNTLWQTVYTISLLLFSLVPVVGWISPLIAFMIECYFYGFSMLDYSTERHKLSPSQSIAFISNRKGLAIGNGMVFFLMHIIPFVGWILAPAYAVVAATLSLYHQNENP
- a CDS encoding DASS family sodium-coupled anion symporter codes for the protein MEWIKKNQYWLAFLSGVVLSLASYFFNPFDLDANANKAVAVAVLMITWWISEALPMPAVALIPLVLHPLFKIGTIEETSKAYSNPVIFLFMGGFMIGLAIEKWNLHKRIALTIVKRTGTSGDRIILGFILATGFLSMWLSNTATTMMMFPIALSVIAVMKEHEQPGSSMKNFSMVLMLVIAYASNIGGMATIIGTPPNVAFVGFIEKKYGYTVQFFDWLIVCTPLAISLLAALSWVLAKWLFPSKIKSSADANNYISSEIKALGKLSVAEKRVLVIFIITALLWITKDLLNKLNWFKLDDNMIAIIGALALFATPSGEKKDDKTHMVLEWQDTSKMAWGILLLFGGGIALANSLEKVGVMSQVGNWLAGFSHINGLALVFMVVVVSIFLSEVMSNVAQVIVFAPVLAALADALHLDPLLLGIPMTLAASAAAMMPMGTPPNAIVFSSGHIKLKDMIKAGFAMNIISIILITLFCWFVLPLVMGVVMK
- a CDS encoding NYN domain-containing protein, with protein sequence MDNFTQDLRLAVLIDADNVPYANIKEMLEEIAKLGTPTFKRIYADWTKPTVAGWKNVLLENAITPIQQYSYSTGKNSSDSAMIIDAMDILYSGKVDGFCIVSSDSDFTRLAIRLREAGMKVIGMGEKKTLTPFITACDKFIYIEILKVEEKKPEPQGSNQAKKENKPKQKASPNTNQELIKLLTESVADLADDSGWAFLGDLGNFILKKKPDFDPRNYGFTKMLPLIKSIHRFEIDERLTGKNNTRHIYIKLK
- a CDS encoding DUF1572 family protein, which produces MELYRNEKNIWLVENNIANTAGNLCLHLVGNLNAYLGAEIGGTGYLRNRDLEFSLKDIPRAELISMVEATITVVNNALDLLTEEDLQKEYPLQVLPQKTSTEYFLVHLAAHLGYHLGQINYHRRLLDK